From one Mya arenaria isolate MELC-2E11 chromosome 4, ASM2691426v1 genomic stretch:
- the LOC128230891 gene encoding carbohydrate sulfotransferase 4-like — translation MQDVLINIYMCNFRSLGPAVAETMTPEYSGDSWKPFVACRENTESTVSECLLELEKDCIASKHLATKVVRLTLDSYARVLEHLPNLRLVHLFRDPRAVINSRQTTTWYHLHNEKSTVQDARELCNRMLYDIEYSANLTETFPDRFLTVMFEDLRENLPEKSKILYQYFGLSTEGLEDKLASMAPIKQNEKTIMAEDGDYSGWWRKRLPYSTVELIQDACADAMDVLGYRHFSSESEQLNFDISAFKFSSKLTLQM, via the exons ATGCAAGATGTCCTGATcaacatatacatgtgtaactTCCGCTCACTAGGGCCAGCTGTCGCCGAAACTATGACACCAGAGTACTCCG GCGACAGTTGGAAACCCTTTGTTGCGTGCCGTGAGAACACTGAGTCAACCGTTTCGGAATGTCTTTTGGAGCTGGAAAAGGATTGTATCGCGTCCAAGCACCTGGCGACCAAAGTTGTCCGCCTGACACTTGACAGCTACGCGAGGGTCCTTGAGCATCTTCCTAACTTGAGACTGGTGCACCTGTTCCGCGACCCCCGAGCTGTGATCAACTCGCGCCAGACGACCACCTGGTATCACCTACATAATGAAAAATCCACTGTACAGGACGCCAGAGAGCTCTGCAACCGCATGCTATACGATATCGAATACAGTGCCAACCTTACCGAGACATTCCCTGACAGATTTTTGACAGTTATGTTTGAAGATTTACGGGAAAATCTTCCAGAGAAAAGTAAAATACTTTACCAATATTTTGGACTAAGCACAGAAGGTTTAGAGGATAAACTTGCGTCCATGGCGCCAATTAAGCAGAATGAAAAAACCATTATGGCGGAGGATGGTGACTACTCAGGATGGTGGAGAAAACGGCTGCCATATAGTACCGTTGAACTTATCCAGGATGCGTGCGCAGATGCGATGGATGTTTTAGGGTACAGACATTTTAGTTCAGAAAGTGAACAGCTCAATTTTGATATAAGTGCCTTCAAATTTAGTTCTAAGTTGACACTTCAaatgtaa